In Astyanax mexicanus isolate ESR-SI-001 chromosome 25, AstMex3_surface, whole genome shotgun sequence, a genomic segment contains:
- the LOC111195242 gene encoding T-cell ecto-ADP-ribosyltransferase 1 — translation MMGGLSMRLFLLMLLPLLLLTVRAEQKTLDMSANAVDDVFSGCRDRMLRAVTEPGGVLEREIRVRGDFSEMWRVSGRTCEKQIHGGTQHHLSALHSYGNSGVNFRKKFNRMVQTNGTNATTYSQFPYKSLHFLLTDAMRLLNDRNASCRHVYFGTNLRYSAQTGKEIRFGRFLHPRTQKSSEIEAAGSGEGEGTLFDITSCSVVNVEDYTCFSDEVEQLISPTEVFTVENVQPVKSDDGDYRTITLSHSRFLSNHDCYLFHSSDSSPDGSSAPSLTPWILVLLGPLLLAGLLTEPLLQI, via the exons ATGATGGGAGGTTTGAGTATGAGGCTGTTTCTGCTGATGCTCCTCCCTCTGCTCCTCCTCACT GTCAGAGCGGAGCAGAAAACTCTGGACATGTCTGCTAACGCTGTGGACGACGTCTTCTCAGGGTGTCGGGACAGGATGCTGAGGGCTGTAACAGAACCAGGCGGGGTTCTGGAGAGGGAGATCCGGGTTAGAGGGGATTTCTCGGAGATGTGGAGGGTTTCTGGAAGAACCTGTGAGAAGCAGATTCACGGCGGGACTCAGCATCACCTGTCTGCTCTGCACTCGTACGGGAACTCTGGAGTTAACTTCAGAAAGAAGTTCAACAGAATGGTCCAGACCAATGGCACCAACGCCACGACGTACTCGCAGTTTCCCTACAAATCTCTCCACTTCCTGCTGACGGACGCCATGCGGCTCCTGAACGACAGGAACGCCTCCTGCCGCCACGTCTACTTCGGCACCAACCTTCGATATTCAGCACAAACTGGGAAGGAGATCCGCTTTGGGAGGTTCCTCCATCCCAGAACCCAGAAGAGCTCTGAAATAGAAGCAGCCGGGTCAGGTGAAGGTGAAGGAACGCTGTTTGACATCACTTCCTGTTCGGTGGTGAACGTGGAGGACTACACATGTTTTTCTGATGAGGTAGAGCAGCTCATATCCCCGACTGAGGTCTTTACAGTGGAGAACGTCCAGCCTGTTAAAAGTGACGATGGGGACTACAGAACTATCACTTTATCACATTCACGCTTTCTCAGCAATCACGACTGCTACCTGTTCCACAG TTCTGATTCTTCTCCTGATGGATCCTCTGCTCCGTCGCTGACGCCCTGGATCCTGGTTCTCCTGGGTCCCCTCCTTCTGGCTGGTCTCCTGACAGAACCCCTGCTCCAGATCTGA